One window of Akkermansia biwaensis genomic DNA carries:
- a CDS encoding 7-carboxy-7-deazaguanine synthase QueE: MMLKLAQLHGEPEIFHSIQGEGASQGTPCVFLRLAGCNLACSWCDTAYSWNGTSPAVKLSPEEAAAAVLHYPCRRLVITGGEPLVQQKALPGLLRLLPEHFVEMETNGAILPDEELLHHIGQFNVSPKLPHSGNDAARAWKPDILRRLAETKKAWFKFVASCEEDVAGVLRLAQQAGIPTERILIMPLAASREELDIMRPRVVAWSLRYGLRFSDRLHIAIWGSKKGV, encoded by the coding sequence ATGATGTTAAAACTGGCCCAGCTTCACGGAGAACCGGAGATCTTCCATTCCATTCAGGGGGAAGGAGCATCCCAGGGTACGCCCTGTGTTTTCCTGCGCCTGGCGGGGTGTAATCTGGCCTGTTCCTGGTGTGATACGGCCTATTCATGGAACGGCACATCCCCGGCTGTGAAGCTTTCCCCTGAAGAGGCGGCGGCGGCCGTCCTCCATTATCCGTGCCGCCGCCTGGTCATCACCGGAGGCGAGCCTCTTGTTCAGCAAAAGGCCCTTCCCGGGTTGCTCCGGCTGCTTCCGGAACACTTCGTGGAAATGGAAACCAACGGCGCCATCCTGCCGGATGAAGAGTTGCTGCACCATATCGGCCAGTTCAACGTTTCCCCCAAGCTTCCCCATTCCGGCAATGATGCCGCCCGAGCCTGGAAACCGGATATTCTGCGCCGTCTGGCGGAAACGAAAAAAGCCTGGTTCAAATTTGTGGCTTCCTGCGAAGAGGATGTGGCAGGCGTTTTGCGACTGGCACAACAGGCGGGAATACCTACGGAGCGCATCCTCATCATGCCTCTGGCCGCCAGCCGGGAAGAACTGGACATCATGCGCCCGCGGGTTGTGGCATGGAGCCTGCGCTACGGTCTGCGCTTTTCCGACCGTCTGCACATCGCCATTTGGGGCAGTAAAAAAGGCGTCTGA
- the rho gene encoding transcription termination factor Rho encodes MSDTSPDLTPEQGSPESAVKKRTVRRTKSSAEAPAESLVDAHSSASAQESSPAPRKRTVRKKVPETEIKGERETKEPEKKTSVRKRTAKAVEEVPAEEAPAKPRRGRPRKKPVEEVSDQAETPAPAAETAVKPVRRRSTKTVSAGEHEADAPDSSTPALAPQHSATSAESSSGEAEEKKPKVIRQRFVRKNRAQDAEGNPDAAPPAIRVVQEGAADLSDESSREPQRGNDQQRQRFDRNNQRNNDRFNKNRTNRPDNRNGNYNNKNGNGRFKNRRNGNFQDNPSPQNNAPRELGPPESVDGLLEITNKGFGFLRKPDNDFDAFAEAVYVPQDMIRKFGLRPAVWVHGQACRHDRGILLTEITSINGDLAEKARKHPHFEELKAVNPTKRLSFETRPERYTTRTLDLIAPIGRGQRGLIVSPPRAGKTTLLQHMAEAILENYKDSVHLMVLLVDERPEEVTEFKRSLPGAEIYASSNDGRVRDHCRMAELCIERAKRLVEAGQHVFLLMDSITRLARAYNNADKGSGRTMSGGIDARALEMPRRLFAAARNTRQAGSLTIIATALVETNSRMDDLIFQEFKGTGNMELVLNRRIAEHYIFPAVDILKSGTRREELIMPDAWLFKMNLIRRALAGHKPVEAMERFLFFLNKYPSNAQMLLDLKQKA; translated from the coding sequence ATGTCTGATACTTCCCCAGATTTGACTCCGGAGCAGGGTTCTCCGGAGTCGGCAGTCAAAAAACGCACCGTGCGCAGGACCAAATCCTCTGCGGAGGCTCCGGCGGAATCCCTGGTGGACGCGCACTCTTCCGCATCCGCACAGGAATCTTCCCCCGCCCCGCGCAAGCGGACTGTCAGGAAAAAGGTGCCTGAAACGGAAATCAAAGGTGAAAGGGAAACGAAGGAGCCGGAAAAGAAGACCTCCGTCCGCAAGCGTACTGCCAAGGCCGTAGAAGAAGTCCCGGCGGAGGAAGCCCCCGCCAAACCCAGAAGGGGCCGTCCCCGCAAGAAGCCTGTGGAGGAAGTCTCCGATCAGGCCGAAACGCCTGCCCCTGCTGCGGAGACAGCAGTCAAGCCGGTGCGCAGGCGTTCCACAAAGACTGTTTCCGCCGGAGAACATGAGGCTGATGCCCCGGATTCCTCCACTCCCGCCCTGGCGCCGCAGCATTCCGCCACGTCCGCAGAATCTTCTTCCGGAGAAGCTGAGGAAAAGAAGCCCAAGGTGATCCGCCAGCGGTTCGTGAGAAAGAACCGGGCGCAGGATGCGGAGGGAAATCCCGATGCGGCACCTCCTGCCATCAGGGTGGTGCAGGAAGGGGCGGCAGACCTGTCAGACGAATCTTCCCGGGAACCCCAGCGGGGGAATGACCAGCAGCGCCAGCGTTTTGACCGGAACAACCAGCGCAATAACGACCGTTTTAACAAAAACCGGACCAACCGGCCCGACAACCGCAACGGAAATTATAATAATAAAAACGGCAACGGCCGATTTAAAAACCGCCGGAATGGCAATTTCCAGGACAATCCCTCCCCCCAGAACAATGCTCCGCGGGAACTGGGGCCGCCGGAATCGGTGGACGGCCTGCTGGAGATTACGAACAAGGGATTCGGCTTTCTGCGGAAGCCGGACAATGATTTTGACGCTTTTGCGGAGGCCGTGTACGTCCCGCAGGACATGATCCGCAAATTCGGCCTGCGCCCCGCCGTGTGGGTTCACGGGCAGGCTTGCCGCCATGACCGCGGCATTCTGCTGACGGAAATCACCTCCATCAACGGAGACCTTGCGGAGAAAGCCCGCAAGCATCCGCATTTTGAAGAACTCAAGGCGGTCAACCCGACCAAGCGCCTTTCCTTTGAAACCCGTCCGGAACGCTATACCACGCGTACGCTGGACCTGATTGCCCCCATAGGCCGCGGCCAGCGCGGGCTGATCGTCTCTCCGCCCCGCGCGGGCAAGACGACGCTCCTCCAGCATATGGCTGAGGCCATTCTGGAAAATTACAAGGACTCCGTCCACCTGATGGTGCTTCTGGTGGACGAACGGCCGGAAGAAGTCACGGAATTCAAGCGTTCCCTGCCCGGCGCGGAAATCTACGCTTCCTCCAATGACGGAAGAGTTCGCGACCACTGCCGCATGGCGGAACTTTGCATCGAACGCGCCAAACGCCTTGTGGAGGCGGGGCAGCATGTATTCCTGCTGATGGACTCCATCACCCGCCTTGCGCGTGCCTACAACAATGCGGACAAGGGGAGCGGCCGCACCATGTCCGGCGGCATTGACGCCCGTGCGCTGGAAATGCCGCGCCGCCTCTTTGCCGCCGCCCGCAACACCCGGCAGGCCGGTTCTCTGACCATTATCGCCACGGCGCTGGTGGAAACGAACAGCCGCATGGACGACCTGATTTTCCAGGAGTTCAAGGGAACGGGCAACATGGAGCTGGTGCTGAACCGCCGCATTGCGGAGCATTACATTTTCCCGGCTGTGGATATCCTGAAGTCCGGAACGCGCCGTGAGGAACTGATCATGCCGGATGCGTGGCTGTTCAAGATGAATCTGATCCGCCGTGCGCTGGCAGGCCACAAGCCCGTGGAAGCCATGGAACGCTTCCTGTTCTTCCTGAACAAGTACCCCAGCAATGCCCAGATGCTTCTGGATCTGAAGCAGAAGGCTTAG
- a CDS encoding 3-phosphoglycerate dehydrogenase family protein: MNKVLIPTKLSDVAANTLKTAGYEVIQDADTPLDVQAASHPDTVALIVRSEKVTPEIMDSLPSLKLVIRAGAGYDNIDIVYARKKNVDVMNTPGANSNAVAEEVMAMILAYYRHLVQADTTTRAGLWEKKKYMGSELTKKTVGIIGLGNIGRNLVKRLQGFEPTLLGYDHFLARQRALNIGVTPTSIEDIFSQCDIITLHVPGGPSTHHMVNAELISRMKDGAVLINCSRYGVVDEEALAAAKAAGKTIGYLTDVHPKDAAGEKPSAAVADLLLPHLGANTREANTKAAKRAAEQMVAYFSDGDTSCVVNGESPNGLNPAHLQLAFLLAALARKAGGNKPIRRVECTFYGNLRVFRKWFTAPILEGLLPHAEKGLMPPAAEESLREHGIVFKAREPKDDKPYEDSITLDVVMEDEGEYFNTSVRGVVTEGIPMVSRLNNFNGLYADLRGTTIFLHYKDRPGIIATIGSALYSNGINIDNIAAPADHSTQEALAVLKTNKPVSDELLNKIAGEIDAITAFSLDV, translated from the coding sequence ATGAACAAGGTTCTCATTCCCACCAAACTCTCCGACGTAGCGGCCAACACGCTTAAAACGGCAGGATATGAAGTCATTCAGGACGCGGACACGCCCCTGGACGTACAGGCGGCCAGCCACCCGGATACCGTGGCCCTGATCGTCCGCAGTGAAAAAGTCACTCCGGAAATCATGGACTCCCTCCCCTCCCTGAAACTGGTGATCCGCGCCGGAGCCGGCTACGACAACATCGACATCGTGTACGCCCGCAAGAAGAATGTGGACGTCATGAACACGCCGGGCGCCAACTCCAATGCCGTGGCGGAAGAAGTCATGGCCATGATCCTGGCGTATTACCGCCATCTCGTCCAGGCGGACACCACCACCCGCGCCGGCCTGTGGGAAAAGAAAAAGTACATGGGCAGCGAGTTGACCAAGAAGACCGTGGGGATCATCGGCCTGGGCAACATCGGCCGCAACCTCGTCAAACGCCTCCAGGGCTTTGAACCCACCCTGCTGGGGTACGACCACTTCCTGGCCCGCCAGCGCGCCCTGAACATCGGCGTCACGCCCACCAGCATTGAAGACATTTTCTCCCAGTGCGACATCATCACCCTGCACGTTCCGGGCGGTCCCTCCACCCACCACATGGTGAATGCGGAACTCATCAGTCGCATGAAGGATGGAGCTGTCCTGATCAACTGCTCCCGCTACGGGGTAGTGGATGAAGAAGCCCTGGCCGCCGCAAAAGCCGCCGGCAAAACCATCGGCTACCTGACGGACGTGCATCCCAAGGACGCCGCCGGAGAGAAACCCTCCGCCGCCGTAGCGGACCTGCTCCTGCCCCATTTGGGAGCCAATACCAGGGAAGCCAACACCAAGGCCGCCAAACGCGCCGCGGAACAGATGGTAGCTTATTTCTCCGACGGGGATACCTCCTGCGTGGTCAACGGGGAATCCCCCAACGGCCTCAATCCGGCCCACCTGCAACTGGCCTTCCTGCTGGCCGCCCTGGCCCGCAAGGCCGGCGGCAACAAACCCATACGCCGCGTGGAATGCACCTTTTACGGCAATCTGCGCGTTTTCCGCAAATGGTTCACCGCCCCCATTCTGGAAGGGTTGCTGCCGCACGCGGAAAAAGGGCTCATGCCTCCCGCCGCGGAAGAGTCGCTACGGGAACACGGCATTGTCTTCAAGGCCCGGGAACCCAAGGACGACAAGCCCTACGAAGACTCCATCACGCTGGACGTGGTCATGGAGGACGAAGGGGAATATTTCAACACCAGTGTGCGCGGCGTCGTGACGGAGGGCATTCCCATGGTCTCCCGACTGAACAACTTCAACGGCCTGTATGCCGACCTGCGCGGAACGACCATTTTCCTGCACTACAAGGACCGTCCCGGCATCATCGCCACCATCGGTTCGGCCCTGTATTCCAACGGCATCAATATCGACAACATCGCCGCCCCGGCCGACCACTCCACCCAGGAAGCCCTGGCCGTCCTCAAAACCAACAAGCCCGTTTCCGACGAGTTGCTCAACAAGATTGCCGGAGAGATAGACGCCATAACCGCCTTCTCTCTGGACGTCTGA
- a CDS encoding YebC/PmpR family DNA-binding transcriptional regulator, whose amino-acid sequence MSGHNKWSKIKHVKAKEDAKKGKVFARFAHEIMLAAKSGGGDPDLNPRLRAAIDGAKAVSTPKENIERAIKKGTGELGGASIQEITYEGYGPAGTAFLIEVATDNTNRSASELRTLFTKNGGSIGTPGSVAYQFERKGEARIMAEGLTEDSAMDLALECGADDVETGDSDNEWVFVTDPTELNNVCAALRAAGHTVTSMKLISVAQNVTMINDADTARAAMRLYEALDDYDDALNVFSNFDVAEEILEQLD is encoded by the coding sequence ATGTCCGGACATAACAAATGGTCTAAAATCAAGCACGTTAAGGCTAAGGAAGATGCCAAAAAGGGCAAGGTGTTCGCCCGTTTTGCCCATGAAATCATGCTGGCCGCCAAGAGCGGCGGGGGAGATCCGGACCTGAATCCTCGCCTGCGCGCCGCCATTGACGGAGCCAAGGCCGTGTCCACCCCCAAGGAAAACATTGAGCGCGCCATCAAGAAAGGAACCGGGGAATTGGGAGGAGCCTCCATTCAGGAAATTACTTATGAGGGCTACGGCCCGGCTGGAACGGCCTTCCTGATTGAAGTGGCTACGGACAATACGAACCGTTCCGCTTCCGAACTGCGTACCCTGTTCACCAAGAACGGCGGCAGCATCGGCACTCCCGGCTCCGTTGCCTACCAGTTTGAACGCAAGGGGGAAGCCCGCATCATGGCGGAAGGCCTCACGGAAGATTCCGCCATGGACCTGGCGCTGGAATGCGGTGCGGACGACGTGGAAACCGGAGATTCCGACAATGAATGGGTGTTTGTGACCGATCCCACGGAATTGAATAACGTATGCGCCGCCCTGCGCGCCGCTGGACACACGGTGACCTCCATGAAGCTGATTTCCGTGGCCCAGAATGTGACCATGATCAATGATGCGGATACGGCCAGGGCCGCCATGCGGCTGTATGAAGCGCTGGATGATTACGATGATGCGCTCAACGTGTTTTCCAATTTTGACGTGGCGGAGGAAATCCTCGAACAGCTTGACTAG